A portion of the Chondrinema litorale genome contains these proteins:
- the pruA gene encoding L-glutamate gamma-semialdehyde dehydrogenase, whose protein sequence is MLKGFFNVPKPVNEPVLSYAPGSPERAELQAMLEKMRAEEVDVPMYIGDQKIFTDTKLPLNPPHDHQHVLGYFSEGDKGHVEQAVNAALGAKKAWEEMSWEHRASIFLKAADLLAGPYRAKVNAATMLAQSKTAYQAEIDAACELIDFLRFNVQYMTEIYQEQPESSRGIWNRLEQRALEGFVFAITPFNFTAIAGNLPAAPALMGNTVVWKPAYTQIYSAQVVMEVFREAGVPDGVINLIYVDGPVAGDVIFNHPDFAGLHFTGSTAVFKSLWKTIGTNIDKYKSYPRIVGETGGKDFVIAHKSADARALATALIRGAFEFQGQKCSAASRAYIPSNLWEEVKAYLIEDAKEITMGSPEDFSNFFTAVIDERAFDKIAGYIDNAKESPLAEIVAGGNYDKSKGYFIEPTIIKAEDNQFTTMVEEIFGPVLTIYVYDAERFEEALYMVDNTSPYALTGSIFAQDRYAIELAAKSLTHSAGNFYINDKPTGAVVGQQPFGGSRGSGTNDKAGSKLNLLRWVSPRTIKETFVPPTDFRYPFMG, encoded by the coding sequence ATGCTAAAAGGATTCTTTAATGTACCAAAGCCTGTAAATGAGCCGGTACTATCTTATGCGCCAGGTTCACCGGAAAGAGCTGAATTGCAAGCGATGCTGGAAAAGATGAGAGCCGAAGAGGTGGATGTGCCTATGTACATTGGCGACCAGAAAATATTTACTGATACAAAATTACCATTAAACCCTCCACATGACCACCAACACGTTTTAGGTTATTTTTCAGAAGGAGATAAAGGCCATGTAGAACAAGCTGTAAATGCTGCACTTGGAGCTAAAAAGGCTTGGGAAGAAATGTCGTGGGAGCACAGAGCTAGTATATTTTTAAAAGCTGCTGATTTGCTTGCAGGGCCTTATAGAGCTAAAGTTAATGCAGCAACAATGTTAGCACAATCGAAAACTGCTTATCAAGCAGAGATTGATGCAGCATGTGAGTTAATAGATTTCTTAAGGTTTAATGTGCAATACATGACAGAAATCTATCAAGAGCAACCAGAATCTTCTAGAGGCATTTGGAACAGACTAGAACAAAGAGCATTAGAAGGGTTTGTTTTCGCAATTACTCCATTCAACTTTACTGCAATTGCTGGCAACTTACCTGCGGCACCTGCTTTAATGGGTAATACAGTGGTTTGGAAACCTGCATATACTCAAATTTACTCTGCGCAAGTTGTGATGGAAGTATTTAGAGAAGCAGGCGTACCAGACGGTGTAATTAACTTAATTTATGTTGATGGACCAGTTGCTGGTGATGTGATATTTAACCATCCTGATTTTGCAGGTTTACATTTTACTGGTAGTACTGCTGTTTTCAAAAGCTTATGGAAAACTATCGGTACAAATATCGATAAGTACAAAAGCTATCCACGTATAGTTGGTGAAACCGGTGGAAAAGACTTTGTAATCGCACATAAATCTGCAGATGCAAGAGCATTAGCAACAGCACTTATTCGCGGTGCATTCGAGTTCCAAGGACAAAAATGTTCAGCAGCTTCTAGAGCTTATATTCCTTCGAATCTATGGGAAGAAGTAAAAGCCTATTTAATAGAAGATGCAAAAGAAATTACAATGGGTTCTCCAGAAGATTTTAGCAATTTCTTTACTGCTGTAATCGACGAGAGAGCATTCGATAAAATTGCAGGTTATATAGATAATGCAAAAGAATCTCCATTAGCCGAAATAGTAGCTGGTGGAAACTACGATAAATCTAAAGGGTATTTTATTGAGCCAACTATCATTAAAGCTGAAGACAATCAGTTTACAACTATGGTAGAAGAAATATTTGGCCCAGTACTTACCATTTATGTATATGATGCTGAACGATTTGAAGAAGCACTTTATATGGTAGATAATACTTCTCCATATGCATTAACAGGTTCTATCTTTGCGCAAGATCGTTATGCAATTGAGTTAGCTGCAAAATCATTAACTCATTCTGCAGGTAATTTCTACATCAATGATAAACCAACAGGTGCAGTTGTTGGACAACAACCATTTGGTGGAAGTAGAGGTTCTGGAACAAATGACAAAGCTGGTTCTAAACTTAACTTATTACGTTGGGTATCACCAAGAACTATAAAAGAAACATTTGTACCGCCAACAGATTTCAGATATCCATTTATGGGATAA
- a CDS encoding sulfite exporter TauE/SafE family protein, which yields MQFLNSFELSPLSWLLFFICGILVGMSKMGVAGMGLAVVPLLAHVFGGKLSTGVLLPVLVIADIIAVKYYNRHAEWKHLWKLLPWAIAGIFLGLYVGDNISDVQFKKILAVIIIITIILMVWQTSKGKSMKVPDYWWLAGLAGLAGGFATMVGNAAGPLMAIYLLAMNMPKNEFIGTRAWFFLIINLFKVPLHVIFWKTITPDTFILDLVLIPAVVIGAFLGVYVVKKIPEKAYRLFVIIVTTISALALIF from the coding sequence ATGCAATTTCTCAACTCATTTGAACTAAGTCCTTTAAGCTGGTTACTATTTTTTATTTGTGGAATTCTGGTAGGTATGTCTAAAATGGGTGTTGCTGGTATGGGACTGGCAGTAGTTCCATTATTGGCACATGTGTTTGGTGGCAAACTTTCTACAGGAGTTTTACTTCCTGTATTGGTAATTGCAGATATAATTGCTGTAAAATATTATAACAGACATGCTGAGTGGAAACACCTTTGGAAATTGCTTCCATGGGCTATAGCAGGTATATTTTTAGGATTATATGTGGGTGATAATATATCTGATGTACAGTTTAAAAAAATATTGGCTGTCATCATTATTATTACTATTATTTTAATGGTTTGGCAAACTAGTAAAGGTAAGTCTATGAAAGTGCCAGATTACTGGTGGCTTGCCGGTCTGGCTGGCTTAGCTGGTGGTTTTGCAACTATGGTTGGCAATGCGGCTGGGCCATTAATGGCCATATACTTGCTTGCGATGAATATGCCCAAAAATGAATTTATCGGTACCAGAGCTTGGTTTTTTCTGATAATTAATTTGTTTAAAGTACCCTTACATGTAATTTTCTGGAAAACCATAACACCAGATACATTTATACTGGATTTGGTATTAATTCCAGCAGTAGTAATTGGTGCTTTTCTTGGAGTATATGTAGTGAAAAAAATTCCAGAAAAAGCTTATAGATTATTCGTAATTATTGTAACCACTATTTCTGCATTAGCCTTAATTTTTTAG
- a CDS encoding energy transducer TonB, giving the protein MLQLLKILGLPGVLIVFFSLIVLSIALVKLFFRYEKKHVLIHHPESKVLVKKYTEVDEAAYKPLIFRVALIITLLFTISLFEFPVYEEATLVQLTSDREIVDEMYEIPPTEQKQPPPPKVKSPQIVEVADEKEIEYEIEIDLDMEADEETVIEEAQEIAIEEMAEEEEEKTEEIFMIVEEPAEPVGGYKEFYAYVSENLKYPRKALEVSVSGKVYIKFIVDKDGSLTNLEVARGIGYGCDEEAIKVLQNAPKWKPGRQRGRNVKQQMIIPIVFKMAEM; this is encoded by the coding sequence ATGTTACAATTACTGAAAATACTCGGACTACCAGGCGTGTTAATTGTCTTTTTCTCTTTAATTGTTTTAAGCATTGCTCTTGTAAAGCTTTTCTTTAGATATGAGAAAAAACATGTGTTAATCCATCACCCTGAAAGTAAAGTATTAGTTAAAAAATATACTGAAGTAGATGAAGCAGCTTACAAGCCGCTCATTTTTAGAGTTGCTTTAATAATCACACTACTTTTTACTATATCTCTTTTTGAATTTCCTGTATACGAAGAAGCTACTTTAGTACAGCTTACCTCAGACAGAGAAATTGTAGACGAAATGTATGAGATACCTCCAACAGAACAAAAACAACCTCCTCCTCCAAAAGTGAAAAGTCCACAAATTGTTGAGGTGGCAGATGAAAAAGAAATTGAATATGAAATTGAGATAGATCTTGACATGGAAGCTGATGAAGAAACTGTGATAGAAGAAGCTCAAGAAATAGCAATTGAAGAAATGGCTGAGGAAGAGGAAGAAAAAACTGAAGAAATATTTATGATAGTAGAAGAACCTGCCGAACCTGTAGGTGGTTACAAAGAATTCTATGCCTATGTAAGTGAAAACTTAAAGTACCCAAGAAAAGCCCTTGAGGTTTCTGTAAGCGGTAAAGTTTATATAAAATTTATTGTTGACAAAGATGGTTCTCTTACCAATTTAGAAGTTGCCAGAGGCATTGGTTACGGTTGTGACGAAGAGGCAATTAAAGTATTACAGAATGCACCTAAATGGAAACCAGGTAGACAACGTGGTAGAAATGTGAAACAACAAATGATTATCCCGATAGTGTTTAAAATGGCAGAAATGTAA
- a CDS encoding Gfo/Idh/MocA family protein, with protein MKKNNRRSFVKKLTAGTVASTMLPHFISANDGSNEIIPLKKYPKVSANDKVRVGLIGTGIMGFSNCSTTLQCPGVELAGACDLYGDRLIRIKELYGKDLYTTTKYEELLDRDDIDAVIISTTDHWHDKITIEALNKGKHVYCEKPMVHKLEEGQAVIDTQKNTGKVLQIGSQRVSSIMHKKAAELYKEGKIGQLVMVETWNDRQSALGAWQYSIPPNFTEKDIDWKRYLGDAPKVAFDPLRFFRWRNYQDYGTGVAGDLFVHLFSGLHVTLNSKGPERIFATGGLRYWKDGRDVPDVIIGSYDYPEAPTHPAFNVQMRVNFIDGSGGGSMLRLIGSEGVMTLGWNSISITNSKMSEAPGYGGWDTFHTYSEQTQKEFKEWYDAKYPPSKFKMQEPTELVYKIPEGYSDHFDHHMSFYDGIRNNTPIVEDASFGLRAAGPALASNVSIFEKKIVNWDANKMKMV; from the coding sequence ATGAAAAAGAACAACAGAAGAAGCTTTGTAAAAAAACTAACGGCAGGCACAGTAGCTTCAACCATGTTACCTCACTTTATATCAGCTAATGATGGCAGTAACGAAATTATCCCTCTCAAAAAATACCCTAAGGTTTCCGCTAACGATAAGGTAAGAGTTGGCTTAATTGGAACCGGTATAATGGGTTTTAGCAATTGCTCAACCACACTACAATGCCCCGGAGTTGAACTTGCTGGTGCTTGTGATTTGTATGGCGATCGATTAATAAGAATAAAAGAACTTTATGGTAAAGACCTTTACACTACCACCAAATACGAAGAGTTACTCGACAGAGATGATATTGATGCTGTAATTATCTCTACTACAGATCACTGGCACGATAAAATTACCATAGAAGCACTGAACAAAGGCAAACATGTTTATTGTGAGAAGCCAATGGTTCATAAGTTAGAAGAAGGCCAAGCAGTAATTGATACTCAGAAAAATACTGGAAAAGTATTACAAATTGGTAGCCAGCGAGTAAGCTCTATTATGCACAAAAAAGCAGCTGAGCTTTACAAAGAAGGTAAAATTGGCCAACTGGTAATGGTTGAAACATGGAACGACAGACAATCTGCCCTTGGCGCATGGCAATATTCTATCCCACCAAATTTCACAGAAAAAGACATTGACTGGAAAAGGTATCTGGGAGACGCTCCTAAAGTTGCATTTGACCCACTTCGTTTTTTCCGATGGAGAAATTATCAAGATTATGGAACAGGTGTAGCAGGTGATTTATTTGTTCACTTATTTTCGGGTTTACATGTAACACTCAACTCTAAAGGACCTGAAAGAATTTTTGCTACTGGCGGGTTAAGATACTGGAAAGATGGTCGAGATGTGCCTGATGTAATTATTGGTAGTTACGATTACCCAGAAGCTCCAACTCACCCAGCATTTAATGTACAAATGAGGGTGAATTTTATTGATGGAAGTGGTGGTGGATCTATGCTAAGGTTAATCGGCTCTGAAGGAGTAATGACTTTAGGTTGGAACTCTATTAGCATTACCAATAGCAAAATGTCTGAAGCACCGGGCTATGGCGGCTGGGATACATTCCATACTTATTCTGAGCAAACTCAAAAAGAATTTAAAGAATGGTATGATGCTAAATACCCGCCTTCGAAATTTAAAATGCAAGAACCAACAGAACTGGTTTATAAAATCCCTGAAGGTTATAGCGATCATTTTGACCACCACATGAGCTTTTATGATGGCATTAGAAACAATACACCAATTGTTGAAGATGCCTCTTTTGGATTAAGAGCAGCAGGACCAGCATTGGCATCTAATGTGAGTATTTTCGAGAAGAAAATTGTAAACTGGGATGCTAATAAAATGAAAATGGTATAA